One region of Flavobacterium sp. GSB-24 genomic DNA includes:
- a CDS encoding tetratricopeptide repeat protein, with translation MKEKFRVLSCLLMISIGVFAQKERIKEAQSLYDKGKSEESLAILNKTEYLILNAPDEDKSDFYFLKGNVLKDLAIKNIDAANNFTMAAQAYQDVFLYENESGKFKSTVKANMALKDMKASLVNGAMEDFKAGKFKESAEKSYKVYLFDKKDTLNLVNAAASSINAKDYNSAITYYELLKKINFSGKGVLYYATNKKTKEEDVFISPKARESAIQQGLYEKPRTESVPSKKIEVNNNLAYAYLENKDYPKAEAVYNYVLELNPNYVDAYINLAYLKLQMKKDLAEEISSLGTSPAEMQKYDKLNARKDDITRSAIPYLKKVLTLEPKNPDATKTLLGVYRSLDMTAEYNALKAGM, from the coding sequence ATGAAAGAGAAATTTAGAGTGCTGTCATGCCTTCTTATGATAAGCATTGGCGTATTTGCCCAAAAAGAACGAATTAAAGAAGCGCAATCTTTGTATGATAAAGGAAAAAGCGAGGAATCTTTAGCTATTTTAAACAAAACAGAATATCTTATTTTAAATGCTCCAGATGAAGATAAGTCTGATTTTTACTTCTTAAAAGGAAATGTCTTAAAAGATTTAGCTATAAAAAATATTGATGCAGCCAATAATTTTACAATGGCAGCACAAGCTTATCAAGATGTATTTTTATATGAGAACGAATCAGGTAAATTTAAATCTACTGTTAAAGCTAATATGGCATTAAAAGATATGAAAGCCAGTCTTGTAAATGGCGCAATGGAAGATTTTAAAGCTGGTAAATTTAAAGAAAGTGCTGAGAAAAGTTATAAGGTATACTTATTTGATAAAAAAGATACCCTGAATTTAGTAAATGCAGCAGCCTCTTCTATAAATGCTAAAGATTACAACTCTGCAATCACTTATTACGAATTACTGAAAAAGATTAATTTTTCTGGAAAAGGAGTTTTATATTACGCGACAAACAAGAAGACAAAAGAAGAAGATGTTTTTATTTCGCCAAAAGCAAGAGAATCAGCTATTCAGCAAGGACTTTATGAAAAACCAAGAACAGAATCAGTTCCTTCTAAAAAAATAGAAGTTAATAATAACTTAGCATATGCTTATCTTGAAAACAAAGATTACCCAAAAGCAGAGGCGGTTTATAACTATGTTTTAGAGTTAAATCCGAATTATGTTGATGCGTATATAAATTTGGCTTACTTAAAATTGCAGATGAAAAAAGATTTAGCTGAAGAAATTTCATCCCTAGGAACTTCTCCTGCAGAAATGCAGAAATACGATAAGCTAAATGCTAGAAAAGATGATATTACAAGAAGTGCAATCCCTTATCTGAAAAAGGTTCTGACTTTAGAACCTAAGAATCCAGATGCCACAAAGACATTACTAGGTGTTTATCGATCTCTTGATATGACAGCAGAATATAATGCCTTAAAAGCGGGAATGTAG
- the bcp gene encoding thioredoxin-dependent thiol peroxidase, whose protein sequence is MTTLKAGDKAPSFSGVDQDGKAHKLADYAGKKLVVFFYPKASTPGCTAEACDLRDNFERFKANNYELLGVSADSQKAQSKFKDKYEFPFPLIADEDKSVINAFGVWGPKKFMGKEYDGIHRTTFVIDEKGIIEEVIENVKTKEHASQILK, encoded by the coding sequence ATGACAACATTAAAAGCAGGAGATAAAGCGCCAAGTTTTTCGGGAGTAGATCAAGATGGAAAAGCGCATAAACTGGCAGATTATGCTGGAAAAAAATTAGTGGTTTTCTTTTATCCAAAAGCAAGTACGCCAGGATGTACAGCTGAAGCATGTGATTTGAGAGATAATTTTGAGCGTTTTAAAGCTAATAATTATGAACTTTTAGGTGTTAGTGCCGATAGTCAGAAAGCACAGTCTAAATTTAAAGATAAATACGAATTTCCTTTCCCTTTAATTGCAGACGAAGATAAATCGGTTATCAATGCATTTGGAGTTTGGGGACCAAAAAAATTCATGGGAAAAGAATACGACGGAATCCACAGAACAACTTTCGTAATTGACGAAAAAGGAATTATTGAAGAAGTAATAGAAAATGTAAAAACAAAAGAGCACGCCTCTCAGATTTTGAAGTAA
- the nth gene encoding endonuclease III: MNKEARVQFVINTLKELYPTIPVPLDHKDAYTLLIAVLLSAQCTDVRVNQITPILFAKADNPYDMVKMSVEEIKEIIRPCGLSPMKSKGIHGLSEILIEKYNGEVPQSFEALEALPAVGHKTASVVMSQAFGVPAFPVDTHIHRLMYRWNLSNGKNVAQTEKDAKRLFPRELWNDLHLQIIWYGREYSPARGWSLEKDIITKTIGKKSIIEEMENPKPSKKQDTK, from the coding sequence ATGAATAAAGAAGCTCGCGTACAATTTGTTATAAATACGTTAAAAGAACTCTACCCTACTATACCTGTCCCGCTAGATCATAAAGATGCTTATACACTTTTAATCGCTGTTTTGCTTTCTGCTCAATGTACCGATGTGCGTGTAAATCAAATTACTCCCATATTATTCGCAAAAGCTGATAATCCGTATGACATGGTTAAAATGTCTGTGGAGGAAATCAAGGAAATTATTCGTCCGTGTGGTTTGTCTCCAATGAAGTCAAAAGGAATTCACGGATTATCAGAAATTTTAATTGAGAAATATAACGGAGAGGTTCCACAAAGTTTTGAAGCACTTGAAGCTTTACCAGCAGTCGGCCACAAAACAGCAAGTGTTGTTATGTCTCAGGCTTTTGGAGTTCCTGCTTTTCCTGTAGACACCCATATTCATCGATTAATGTACAGATGGAACTTATCGAACGGAAAAAATGTGGCTCAAACGGAAAAAGATGCTAAAAGACTATTCCCAAGAGAATTATGGAACGACTTGCATCTGCAGATTATTTGGTACGGACGTGAATATTCGCCTGCTAGAGGATGGAGTTTAGAAAAAGATATCATCACAAAAACAATCGGAAAGAAATCTATCATTGAAGAAATGGAAAATCCAAAACCTTCCAAAAAACAAGACACAAAATAA
- a CDS encoding sigma-70 family RNA polymerase sigma factor, with protein sequence MADLHIPDALLVKNYVDGSEAALATLIKRHESKIYGFIYSKIADRDISNDIFQDTFIKVIKTLKSNSYNEEGKFLPWVMRISHNLIVDHFRKTKKMPMYRETEEFSIFSIMSDDALTIEGKMIVDQVEIDLKKLIEELPEDQKEVLVMRMYQDMSFKEISEITGVSINTALGRMRYALMNLRKIIDKHQIILTN encoded by the coding sequence ATGGCTGATCTGCATATTCCAGACGCTCTATTAGTTAAAAATTATGTTGACGGCAGTGAAGCTGCACTGGCAACATTAATAAAAAGGCATGAATCTAAGATATATGGTTTTATATATTCTAAGATCGCTGATAGAGATATTTCAAATGATATTTTTCAAGATACATTTATTAAAGTTATTAAAACTTTAAAAAGCAATTCTTATAACGAAGAGGGTAAATTCCTTCCTTGGGTAATGCGTATTTCACATAACTTGATTGTGGATCATTTTCGCAAAACCAAAAAAATGCCAATGTATAGAGAAACAGAAGAGTTCTCTATTTTTTCGATAATGTCAGATGATGCTTTGACTATTGAAGGCAAAATGATTGTGGACCAAGTTGAGATTGATTTAAAAAAACTTATTGAAGAACTTCCAGAAGATCAAAAAGAGGTGTTGGTAATGCGTATGTATCAAGATATGAGCTTTAAAGAAATCTCTGAGATTACAGGCGTAAGTATCAATACTGCATTAGGAAGAATGCGTTATGCTCTAATGAATTTGAGAAAAATAATTGATAAACATCAAATTATTTTAACCAACTAA